The following are encoded in a window of Lactobacillus acidophilus genomic DNA:
- a CDS encoding ferredoxin reductase domain-containing protein produces MSDRLHWAKQLKSRTSKIVNHQVSVWIHRLNFVVIALIWLHVNVIPRIANVPYFTIVFDIYTVIFIAIYFYKKFITDADMKNSGEVIVNESLTTNIQKLSLKLNKYAKVYKAGDFYFLSFRQKGKSTEFHPFSVASKPKKDQLNFIVHKVGDFTKNIDQYSVGTKVYLEGLYGLFDQEVKDASGPIILYTLGTGIAPLLSLAQEYTDQKKLHLIWSTNNQEDYFTEEMKTLQNKGLKVDKKQHRYSIDELKQIISNRELS; encoded by the coding sequence TTGTCAGATAGATTACATTGGGCAAAACAACTGAAAAGCAGAACCAGTAAGATAGTTAATCACCAAGTTTCTGTTTGGATTCACCGTTTGAACTTTGTAGTCATTGCACTAATTTGGTTACATGTTAACGTAATTCCAAGAATTGCTAATGTCCCGTATTTTACGATTGTTTTTGACATTTACACTGTGATTTTTATAGCAATTTACTTCTACAAAAAATTCATTACTGATGCAGATATGAAAAACAGTGGCGAAGTCATTGTTAACGAATCTTTAACTACCAATATTCAAAAATTATCTTTAAAATTAAACAAATATGCTAAAGTATACAAGGCTGGAGATTTTTACTTTCTTTCATTTAGACAAAAGGGAAAATCGACTGAGTTTCATCCATTTTCTGTAGCTTCTAAACCAAAGAAAGATCAGTTAAATTTTATTGTTCATAAAGTAGGCGATTTTACTAAAAATATCGATCAATATTCTGTAGGGACAAAAGTTTATTTAGAGGGACTATATGGTTTATTCGATCAAGAGGTAAAAGATGCTTCAGGACCAATTATTTTATATACGTTAGGAACTGGAATTGCACCGTTATTAAGTCTAGCTCAAGAATATACTGATCAAAAAAAGCTTCATTTAATTTGGTCAACTAATAATCAAGAAGATTACTTTACTGAAGAAATGAAAACATTACAGAATAAGGGACTAAAAGTTGATAAAAAGCAACACCGTTATTCTATAGATGAACTGAAACAGATAATTTCTAATAGAGAATTATCTTAA
- a CDS encoding flavodoxin, translating into MAQGEQKQNARPAIKNALPNVKKYQTVFIGVPIWWGEYPMIVRTFIDNVNLNGKTVIPFTTAEGSGLGNTTD; encoded by the coding sequence GTGGCACAAGGTGAACAAAAGCAAAATGCTCGTCCTGCTATCAAGAATGCTTTACCAAATGTAAAGAAGTATCAAACAGTATTTATCGGTGTACCAATTTGGTGGGGAGAATATCCAATGATTGTTCGCACATTCATCGATAATGTTAACTTGAATGGTAAAACTGTCATTCCATTTACTACTGCTGAAGGATCAGGCTTAGGTAACACTACCGATTAA
- a CDS encoding NADPH-dependent FMN reductase family protein produces the protein MRNRIIAFFSVIVVIVAAIIGFNVYRNSQNQNESTSNPTNSSSSTNVKKNGKVLVVYLSRTKGVYGGGLTRGNTARVADFIQEKTKGDTYEIIPKWHKVNKSKMLVLLSRMLYQM, from the coding sequence ATGCGTAACAGAATAATTGCTTTTTTCAGTGTAATCGTTGTTATAGTTGCCGCAATCATCGGCTTTAACGTTTACCGTAATTCACAAAATCAAAATGAGTCTACATCTAACCCGACTAATAGTTCATCTTCAACTAATGTAAAGAAAAATGGTAAAGTACTAGTAGTTTACCTTTCAAGAACTAAAGGTGTATACGGTGGTGGTTTAACACGTGGGAACACCGCAAGAGTGGCTGACTTTATTCAAGAAAAAACTAAAGGTGATACTTACGAAATTATTCCTAAGTGGCACAAGGTGAACAAAAGCAAAATGCTCGTCCTGCTATCAAGAATGCTTTACCAAATGTAA
- a CDS encoding metal-dependent hydrolase has protein sequence MLTRSHRLFSIAVVELGLIATDTFLTNPVSNVVLLLATGVGASLPDIDEYNSTTSRKSPINFSLFLRHRGITHSLLGWIIFSTILYFCMNHFSPIALSMSKSPNYWESIWLGLVIGYLLHLIEDSFSRQGVAWLMPFSKKKRYRKFLHYKVGGAFEKAITLLATLSIVLMSIYWLLILFRLPKI, from the coding sequence GTGCTAACTCGATCACATAGACTTTTTAGTATTGCTGTAGTAGAACTAGGATTAATTGCAACTGATACCTTTTTGACTAATCCAGTTTCTAATGTTGTCTTATTATTAGCAACTGGAGTTGGTGCTTCTTTGCCAGACATAGATGAATACAATAGTACAACTAGTAGAAAATCACCGATCAACTTTAGTCTTTTTTTACGTCATCGCGGTATTACTCATTCTCTTCTGGGCTGGATTATTTTCTCTACCATTCTATATTTTTGCATGAACCACTTTTCACCAATTGCATTATCAATGTCTAAATCACCTAATTATTGGGAAAGTATCTGGTTAGGACTAGTAATTGGATATTTACTTCATTTAATTGAAGATAGCTTCAGTCGACAAGGAGTTGCATGGTTAATGCCATTTTCTAAAAAGAAAAGGTACAGAAAATTTTTACATTATAAAGTTGGTGGAGCTTTTGAAAAAGCTATAACGCTTCTTGCTACATTAAGCATTGTACTAATGTCTATTTATTGGTTATTAATTCTCTTTAGATTACCTAAAATATAA
- a CDS encoding flavodoxin — protein MTSKKAYPNDYDATTRVAQSQIRRNIHPAIKTKFPSIKRYRHIYIGYPTWWGQPPMIIHTLFERYNFKGKTITPFTTSAESPMSSSMPVIGRLAKKDKAKLTKGYRYTTNSGLHNFLVNIGAVKRSKKAKSSKAPTQSRISATNVTTPNPTDSKSLVVYFSMSGQTQRVAEEIQRLTNANIFRIQASDPYPTTYDGYAQRGDNERRNNIHPAIRGTIPNWNQYLTIYVGFPTWRQQPPIIIHTLFDNYSFRGKTIVPFTTSMETPMSSSMPYIRKMAKSKNAKRVINGFRYDNNNAELISYLRRNKLIR, from the coding sequence ATTACTTCTAAGAAAGCATATCCTAATGACTACGATGCCACTACTCGAGTAGCACAAAGCCAAATTCGTAGAAATATTCACCCAGCAATCAAGACCAAGTTTCCAAGTATTAAGAGATACAGACACATCTACATTGGTTATCCAACTTGGTGGGGTCAACCACCAATGATCATTCATACTTTGTTTGAGCGTTACAATTTCAAAGGTAAGACAATCACCCCATTCACAACTAGTGCTGAATCACCAATGTCAAGTTCAATGCCAGTAATAGGTCGTTTGGCTAAGAAAGACAAAGCTAAATTAACCAAAGGTTACAGATACACTACAAACAGTGGACTTCACAACTTCTTAGTCAACATCGGTGCCGTTAAAAGAAGTAAAAAGGCTAAGAGCTCCAAAGCTCCAACCCAAAGCCGAATTTCAGCTACCAATGTAACTACTCCGAATCCTACTGACAGCAAGAGTTTAGTTGTTTACTTCTCAATGTCTGGTCAAACCCAAAGAGTAGCTGAAGAAATTCAAAGATTGACTAATGCAAACATCTTTAGAATTCAAGCATCTGATCCTTATCCAACCACTTACGATGGTTATGCACAACGTGGTGACAATGAACGCAGAAACAATATTCATCCGGCAATCAGAGGGACCATTCCTAACTGGAATCAATACTTAACCATCTACGTTGGCTTCCCAACTTGGCGGCAGCAACCACCAATAATTATCCACACTTTGTTTGATAATTATTCATTCCGTGGTAAGACCATCGTTCCATTTACAACTAGTATGGAAACACCCATGAGCAGTTCAATGCCATACATCAGAAAAATGGCTAAGTCTAAGAATGCTAAACGTGTAATTAATGGTTTCAGATACGACAACAATAATGCTGAGCTTATAAGCTATCTCAGAAGAAACAAATTAATTAGATAA
- a CDS encoding dihydrolipoyl dehydrogenase family protein — protein MKKYDYIILGSGPVAIHLLAKLERTTNKVLLIEKGLWGGTCPNTGCQPKIFMEGTVRPVLNSYYLAGKGIKEAAKIDWPTLVARKKKIWTAFHKNERKSMTSEHTDTVQGKGVITGPHTVKVGDQEYEGKNIVIGTGLAPRDLDVPGNEYAITNNEFFDLDKLPKRAIVIGGGYVAMELATILQAAGAEVTILQHSDRLLRPFDQEMVGTLKRIMEDRGIKFHLNAPVKEIAKDGDQYTVTTENGDTFDTDLVINAAGRKPNVEGIGLEDVGIEFDPNKGIKVNEHMQTNIPSIFAAGDVADNGQPSLTPVAWVDAYHIINFVENGITDPIQYPPVATNAFTYPEIAQVGICEDEMEEGDYIKTLDLSDMFFSMGEGDSHAKLKVILNKNGEVRGASELSIHAAEDINNFVPLVGRKDPKKFVEENLTFAFPTPANNLDTLFR, from the coding sequence ATGAAAAAATATGATTACATTATTTTAGGTAGTGGCCCTGTCGCAATTCACTTGCTTGCTAAGCTTGAAAGAACGACAAATAAAGTTTTATTAATTGAAAAAGGCTTATGGGGTGGTACTTGCCCAAATACGGGATGCCAACCTAAAATTTTTATGGAAGGTACAGTTCGCCCTGTTTTAAATAGCTATTATTTAGCTGGAAAAGGAATCAAAGAAGCAGCTAAAATTGACTGGCCTACATTAGTGGCTAGAAAAAAGAAGATTTGGACAGCCTTTCACAAAAACGAACGTAAAAGCATGACTAGTGAACATACTGATACTGTTCAAGGAAAAGGTGTGATTACTGGACCACATACAGTAAAAGTTGGCGATCAAGAATATGAAGGTAAAAATATTGTGATTGGAACAGGTTTGGCTCCACGTGATCTTGATGTTCCAGGTAATGAATATGCAATTACCAACAATGAATTCTTTGATTTAGATAAATTACCTAAACGCGCAATCGTTATTGGTGGTGGTTACGTGGCAATGGAATTAGCTACTATTTTGCAAGCAGCTGGTGCAGAAGTAACCATCTTACAACATTCAGATCGATTGCTCCGTCCATTTGATCAAGAAATGGTTGGAACGTTGAAACGTATTATGGAAGACAGGGGTATCAAATTCCATTTGAATGCTCCAGTTAAAGAAATTGCTAAAGATGGTGATCAATACACAGTTACAACTGAGAATGGCGATACTTTTGATACTGATTTAGTCATTAATGCAGCAGGTAGAAAGCCTAATGTTGAAGGAATAGGCTTAGAAGATGTTGGTATCGAATTTGATCCAAATAAAGGTATTAAAGTTAATGAACATATGCAAACTAATATTCCAAGCATCTTTGCGGCAGGAGATGTAGCTGATAACGGTCAACCAAGCTTAACCCCAGTTGCGTGGGTAGATGCATATCATATTATTAATTTTGTTGAAAATGGTATTACTGATCCTATCCAATATCCACCTGTAGCTACTAACGCATTTACTTATCCAGAAATTGCTCAAGTCGGAATTTGTGAAGATGAAATGGAAGAAGGAGACTACATTAAAACCTTAGATTTAAGTGATATGTTCTTCTCAATGGGTGAAGGTGATTCTCATGCTAAGCTAAAGGTAATCCTTAATAAGAATGGTGAAGTACGTGGTGCTTCAGAATTAAGTATTCATGCTGCTGAAGACATCAATAACTTCGTTCCATTAGTTGGTAGAAAAGATCCTAAAAAATTTGTAGAAGAAAATTTAACCTTTGCCTTTCCAACTCCAGCAAATAATTTGGACACATTATTTCGTTAA
- a CDS encoding flavodoxin produces the protein MKLWKKALLTIGLVFSVISLAACANSNSSSSNNSQSNGKAKTTKVGKASKSNTLIVYFSLTGTTQDAAKYIQKQTGTKMIRLQPEKAYGDYDSAARRGDRERRNNIHPTLATNIPNFSKYKTVFIGYPTWWQRPPMLIHTLFDKYNFQGKTVVPFTTSMSTPIGPSQAVIKQLAQKDGATFKNGIRYDNNNKQVRSWLKGLGY, from the coding sequence ATGAAATTATGGAAGAAGGCTCTTTTAACAATAGGTTTAGTTTTTTCAGTAATTAGCTTAGCCGCATGTGCTAACTCTAATTCATCAAGTTCAAATAATTCTCAATCTAACGGCAAAGCTAAAACTACTAAAGTAGGAAAAGCAAGCAAAAGTAATACTTTGATTGTATATTTTTCATTAACGGGAACTACTCAAGATGCTGCTAAATACATTCAAAAACAAACTGGTACTAAAATGATTCGCTTGCAACCAGAAAAAGCATATGGTGATTATGATTCTGCTGCAAGACGTGGTGATCGTGAACGTAGAAACAATATTCACCCAACTTTAGCAACAAACATTCCTAACTTTTCTAAATACAAAACAGTGTTCATTGGTTACCCAACTTGGTGGCAGCGTCCGCCAATGCTTATTCATACCTTATTTGATAAGTACAATTTCCAAGGTAAGACTGTCGTTCCATTCACAACAAGTATGAGTACACCAATTGGACCTTCACAAGCTGTAATTAAACAATTAGCTCAAAAAGATGGTGCCACTTTCAAAAATGGGATTCGCTATGATAATAACAATAAGCAAGTTCGTTCATGGCTTAAGGGATTAGGCTACTAA
- a CDS encoding flavodoxin family protein, protein MGLKVLIAYYSWLGNTKKLADQIAGTIPVNTELELRVPEGTFNNDMYQTFDIAEKQYPTIQNLDLDPNQYDLILVGSPVWGGIPATPIIHS, encoded by the coding sequence ATGGGACTAAAAGTTTTAATTGCATATTATTCATGGTTAGGCAACACTAAGAAATTAGCAGATCAAATCGCTGGAACAATTCCAGTTAACACAGAATTGGAATTAAGGGTTCCTGAAGGAACTTTTAATAATGATATGTATCAAACCTTTGATATTGCTGAGAAGCAATATCCGACAATTCAAAACCTTGATCTAGATCCTAATCAATACGATTTAATATTGGTAGGAAGTCCTGTATGGGGAGGAATACCCGCAACACCAATCATACATTCCTAG
- a CDS encoding GRP family sugar transporter → MNIIIALLPAIGWGIIPLIVSKVKNSHPTNQILGVGVGATIFGIFVTVLQRPSMNLSIFLLSMISGAFWAIGQIGQFVSFTKMGVSKTMPISTGLQLIGNTIIGALIFGEWSTINQYVLGTLALILIIIGVVLTTVTRKASSQKTNSKDLLFLLLTTIGYWVYSAFPKAVSASAQSMFLPQMIGILIGASLYVIFTKRAVAFKQKATWFDVLAGFAFGIGAYTYIISAQMNGVTNAFIYSQLSVIISTLGGMTILGEHKYGRELVSTLIGLALIVVGAVL, encoded by the coding sequence ATGAATATTATTATTGCATTGCTTCCAGCAATTGGTTGGGGAATTATTCCATTGATTGTAAGTAAGGTTAAAAATAGTCATCCAACTAATCAAATTTTAGGAGTAGGTGTCGGAGCAACTATCTTTGGAATTTTTGTTACAGTGCTTCAAAGACCTTCAATGAATTTATCAATTTTTTTACTTTCAATGATTTCTGGAGCATTCTGGGCCATTGGTCAAATTGGTCAATTTGTTTCATTTACTAAAATGGGTGTAAGTAAGACAATGCCAATTTCAACTGGTTTACAATTGATTGGTAACACAATTATCGGTGCACTCATTTTTGGTGAATGGAGTACTATTAATCAATATGTATTGGGAACACTTGCATTGATCTTGATTATAATTGGTGTTGTATTAACTACAGTTACTAGAAAAGCTTCATCACAAAAGACTAATAGTAAAGATTTATTATTCTTACTTTTAACTACTATTGGTTACTGGGTTTATTCAGCATTTCCAAAAGCAGTTTCAGCTAGTGCCCAATCAATGTTTTTACCACAAATGATTGGTATCTTAATTGGAGCAAGCTTATATGTAATCTTTACTAAGAGAGCCGTAGCTTTTAAACAAAAAGCGACTTGGTTTGATGTACTTGCAGGTTTTGCTTTTGGTATTGGTGCATATACTTATATCATTTCAGCTCAAATGAATGGTGTAACTAATGCGTTTATTTATAGTCAATTGAGTGTAATTATTTCGACCTTAGGCGGTATGACAATCTTGGGTGAACACAAATATGGTCGTGAACTTGTTTCAACTTTAATTGGTTTAGCATTGATCGTCGTTGGCGCAGTTTTATAA
- a CDS encoding SDR family oxidoreductase, whose product MVYSELKNRVAVVTGGSKGIGTAISERFGKEGMKVVINYHSDEKGAQEAADAVKKNGGDAVIVQADIGSEEGAQKLIDAAVNNFGGLDIWVNNAGMENQVATKDMSLEDWNRVINVNLTGVFLGTKMALRYFTDHNKKGNIINMSSVHEQIPWPTFAHYAASKGGVKLFTETVAMEYAKQNIRVNAIGPGAINTPINAKKFADPEQKATTTSMIPMGRIGDPEEVAAAAAWLASDESSYVTGITMFVDGGMTLYPSFQGGRG is encoded by the coding sequence ATGGTATATTCAGAACTTAAAAATAGAGTTGCTGTAGTTACTGGTGGTTCAAAAGGTATTGGTACTGCAATCAGTGAACGCTTTGGTAAAGAAGGCATGAAAGTAGTTATTAACTACCACTCAGATGAAAAGGGTGCGCAAGAAGCTGCCGATGCTGTTAAGAAGAACGGCGGGGATGCAGTTATTGTTCAAGCTGATATTGGTTCAGAAGAAGGTGCACAAAAGTTAATTGATGCTGCGGTTAATAACTTTGGTGGTCTTGATATCTGGGTAAACAATGCTGGTATGGAAAACCAAGTTGCAACTAAAGACATGTCACTTGAAGATTGGAATAGAGTTATTAATGTTAACTTAACTGGTGTATTCTTGGGTACTAAGATGGCTCTTCGTTACTTCACTGATCATAACAAGAAGGGTAACATCATTAACATGTCTAGTGTTCACGAGCAAATTCCATGGCCAACCTTTGCTCACTATGCAGCAAGTAAAGGTGGTGTAAAGCTCTTTACTGAAACGGTTGCTATGGAATATGCTAAGCAAAACATCCGTGTTAATGCTATTGGGCCTGGTGCTATTAACACTCCAATTAATGCTAAGAAGTTTGCTGATCCTGAGCAAAAGGCAACTACTACTTCAATGATTCCAATGGGTAGAATTGGTGATCCAGAAGAAGTAGCTGCTGCAGCCGCATGGCTTGCATCAGATGAATCAAGTTACGTAACTGGTATTACCATGTTCGTTGATGGTGGTATGACTTTGTATCCATCATTCCAAGGCGGTCGTGGATAA
- a CDS encoding helix-turn-helix transcriptional regulator: MKKSERLNKELIYLSYRKEFHLKELENEFNISERTALRDIANLEELGLNFYVEKGRYGAYHLTQNRLWVPINFELEEINAIFFALKALNKMTTTPFSNAYNQIYHKLMKSLPTSRQENILKQQNVVSYHQQPTLHNVNYFKILISAASENTVLKLSSKQYFKQSEYVQISEIFYQQGNWFCNLYNLNQQKWFIARCDQISYCKVTTKIGKSKKELKVLHDSFYKKYYSIPYSCELTKNGKEAASLDLYPTMRITEENGKTLLTGSYNPSELYYLVNYLIGLGSNVRINHPIELRDAYLKELKKIINMYE, translated from the coding sequence ATGAAGAAAAGTGAACGATTAAATAAAGAGTTAATTTATCTAAGTTATCGCAAAGAGTTTCATTTAAAAGAACTAGAAAATGAGTTCAACATTTCTGAACGAACTGCATTACGTGATATTGCTAACTTAGAAGAACTCGGTCTTAATTTTTACGTTGAAAAAGGGCGCTATGGTGCATATCATCTAACTCAAAATAGGCTTTGGGTTCCAATTAATTTTGAGTTAGAAGAAATCAATGCTATTTTCTTTGCCTTAAAGGCTTTAAATAAGATGACAACAACTCCTTTTAGCAATGCTTATAACCAAATTTACCATAAACTGATGAAATCATTACCGACAAGTAGGCAAGAAAATATTTTAAAACAGCAAAACGTAGTATCTTATCATCAGCAACCTACTTTACATAATGTTAATTATTTCAAAATATTGATTTCTGCAGCTAGTGAAAATACTGTTTTAAAACTATCTTCAAAACAATATTTTAAACAATCAGAATATGTTCAAATAAGCGAAATATTCTATCAGCAAGGCAATTGGTTTTGTAATTTATATAATTTGAATCAACAAAAATGGTTTATTGCCCGCTGTGATCAAATTTCTTATTGCAAAGTTACAACCAAAATTGGTAAAAGCAAAAAAGAACTAAAAGTGTTACATGATTCTTTTTACAAAAAATATTACTCTATTCCTTATTCATGCGAACTTACGAAAAATGGTAAGGAAGCAGCATCTCTTGATCTATACCCTACCATGAGAATTACGGAAGAAAACGGCAAAACATTGCTCACTGGATCCTATAATCCTTCCGAGTTATATTATTTAGTAAATTATTTAATTGGTTTAGGATCAAATGTAAGGATTAATCATCCTATTGAATTAAGGGATGCATATTTAAAAGAACTGAAGAAAATCATTAATATGTATGAATAG
- a CDS encoding hydrolase: MIRGRGGQHSRLHNNAQVNRALANFIWR; encoded by the coding sequence ATGATTCGCGGTCGTGGTGGTCAACACAGCAGACTCCACAATAACGCTCAAGTTAACCGTGCATTGGCAAACTTTATTTGGAGATAA
- a CDS encoding RNA 2'-phosphotransferase, with product MQNRPDRRSNVFISKRISYCLRHNPGKYGLKLDEYGFVDLQDFLNTMNKMHH from the coding sequence TGCAAAATAGACCGGATCGCCGCAGTAATGTTTTCATTAGCAAAAGGATCTCATATTGCTTGAGACATAATCCTGGTAAATATGGCTTAAAGTTAGATGAATATGGTTTTGTTGATTTACAAGATTTTTTAAATACAATGAATAAAATGCATCACTGA